One Ferrimicrobium sp. genomic region harbors:
- the rpsI gene encoding 30S ribosomal protein S9 produces MTTPLTQSTGRRKTATARVRLVPGNGAVVINGKELRTYVTSVSQRGQLVEPLKLVELDEVYDVYATVDGGGIAGQADAIRLGLARAIIELHPEHRAALKKEGMLTRDARKKESKKYGLKKARKAPQYSKR; encoded by the coding sequence ATGACTACACCTTTGACACAGTCCACTGGTAGACGCAAGACGGCGACAGCGAGAGTGCGGTTGGTTCCTGGCAACGGTGCTGTGGTGATCAATGGCAAGGAGCTACGCACGTATGTGACTTCAGTATCGCAACGAGGCCAACTGGTTGAACCGCTGAAGCTGGTAGAGCTTGACGAGGTCTATGACGTCTATGCCACCGTCGATGGCGGTGGGATCGCTGGTCAGGCGGATGCCATCCGACTCGGCTTGGCGCGTGCCATCATCGAGTTGCACCCAGAGCATCGAGCAGCCCTGAAGAAAGAGGGCATGTTGACGAGGGACGCTCGCAAGAAGGAATCCAAGAAGTACGGTCTAAAGAAGGCTCGTAAGGCTCCTCAGTATTCGAAGCGGTAA
- the glmS gene encoding glutamine--fructose-6-phosphate transaminase (isomerizing): MCGIVGAVGAELDLVSIFEGLRRLEYRGYDSAGVAIIHHGELEVAKASVARESMGVLADWLTAQPFTTGQVMVGHTRWPTHGAPTLANTHPHLDCTGEIAIVHNGIIENFRELRQALLERGHVFRSDTDSEVIAHLLEEALRDGGRPADALGTVFGQLLGHMSIVVALRSYPGLLLGVRRTSPLLAGRNGRQSFFASDAPAFLSLADQFYEVPEDKVVVLGEGVEGDGGVSLATLEPLTIEWSSQDAVLDGFASYYEMELHQSPEAFYDTVSALMTLDHEAIVDQLSIDSYELRRVRKVVIIGCGTSYHAGLVGRYLIEHLARIPVEVDVASEYRYRDPILDADTLVVGISQSGESLETITALRECMASGARTIAITNVIGSQLSRVADAVLYTRAGPEISVASTKTHLAQIGALGMLAIYLGELKGVLYPEESKRRRRELLAMTELLRMTVQRQESWRAGMAEYLHRERFFFIGRNLLYPVAMEGALKMKELSYIAAEAYPAGELKHGPIAMLDEQAVVVALLGKDRLHEKMLSNLEEVRARGAKLVVVAVDGDASPTDLADTILRVPQSDPLWSPLLMVLPLQVLAGWMAQVRGYDLDKPRNLAKTVTVE, translated from the coding sequence ATGTGCGGTATCGTTGGAGCGGTGGGGGCCGAGCTGGATCTTGTCTCGATTTTTGAGGGGCTTCGTCGGCTTGAGTACCGGGGCTACGATTCGGCCGGAGTGGCGATCATCCATCACGGTGAGCTTGAGGTGGCGAAGGCATCGGTAGCCCGTGAGTCAATGGGAGTCTTAGCGGATTGGTTGACAGCGCAGCCTTTCACCACGGGTCAGGTGATGGTGGGACATACTCGCTGGCCGACGCACGGAGCACCGACCCTGGCGAATACGCATCCTCACCTGGACTGCACTGGGGAGATCGCTATTGTGCACAATGGCATCATCGAAAATTTTCGCGAACTGCGCCAAGCCCTGCTTGAACGGGGACACGTGTTCCGCTCTGACACCGATTCCGAGGTGATCGCGCACCTTTTGGAGGAGGCGTTGCGCGATGGCGGGCGCCCCGCTGATGCCCTTGGTACGGTTTTTGGGCAGCTCCTTGGACATATGTCGATCGTCGTTGCGTTGCGTTCGTATCCTGGACTCCTTCTCGGTGTGCGTCGAACATCTCCATTGCTCGCTGGGCGCAATGGGCGGCAATCCTTTTTCGCCTCGGATGCGCCGGCCTTTCTTTCCCTTGCGGATCAGTTCTATGAAGTGCCCGAGGATAAGGTGGTGGTCCTTGGTGAGGGAGTCGAGGGCGACGGGGGAGTGTCATTGGCGACCTTGGAGCCACTCACGATCGAGTGGAGTTCGCAGGATGCCGTGCTCGACGGTTTTGCGAGCTATTACGAGATGGAGTTGCATCAGTCGCCCGAGGCCTTCTACGATACGGTGTCAGCGTTGATGACACTCGACCATGAGGCGATAGTCGATCAACTTTCGATTGACTCCTATGAACTTCGGCGAGTCCGCAAGGTGGTAATCATCGGATGCGGTACGAGCTACCACGCTGGTCTGGTAGGCCGTTACTTGATCGAGCATCTTGCGCGGATCCCTGTCGAGGTCGATGTCGCCTCCGAGTACCGCTACCGCGATCCAATCCTTGACGCGGATACCCTGGTGGTCGGCATCAGCCAGTCAGGAGAGTCCCTTGAGACGATCACCGCTCTGCGCGAATGCATGGCCAGTGGTGCGCGCACCATCGCCATCACCAACGTGATCGGTAGCCAGTTGAGTCGAGTCGCTGACGCCGTGCTCTACACACGGGCAGGGCCCGAGATCTCTGTTGCGTCGACGAAGACCCATCTCGCCCAGATCGGAGCGCTCGGGATGTTGGCCATCTATCTCGGGGAGTTAAAGGGGGTTCTCTACCCGGAGGAGTCCAAACGACGCCGGCGAGAGCTCCTAGCGATGACCGAACTCTTGCGTATGACGGTGCAACGGCAAGAGAGTTGGCGTGCCGGCATGGCCGAGTATCTTCATCGGGAACGATTCTTCTTCATTGGGCGTAATCTTCTCTATCCGGTGGCCATGGAGGGGGCGCTGAAGATGAAGGAGTTGAGCTATATCGCGGCTGAGGCGTACCCTGCGGGCGAGCTCAAGCACGGCCCGATTGCGATGCTCGATGAGCAGGCAGTGGTCGTGGCGCTTCTTGGCAAGGATCGTCTTCACGAGAAAATGCTCTCCAATCTCGAGGAGGTGCGAGCGCGAGGTGCCAAGCTCGTCGTCGTAGCCGTCGATGGCGACGCGAGTCCGACCGATCTCGCTGACACCATCCTCCGGGTGCCGCAATCCGATCCGCTCTGGTCACCGCTATTGATGGTCCTTCCCTTACAGGTGCTAGCTGGTTGGATGGCACAGGTACGCGGATACGATCTCGATAAGCCCCGCAACCTCGCCAAGACCGTCACTGTTGAATGA
- a CDS encoding glycosyltransferase family 4 protein, translating into MASPRRIGFVGTELAPLTPSAGGLERLVTGWAAGLDGYESILVSRFDDGTQSTHHSRLPLAQVVESCDVVVINNRPEWTHQIDKPTVLILHNTAEAWTPTTGESQPPALEPVPIPRQVTVATVSLFLAHHAKHHLGLTSLPRVLPPFVDPAFLCGPPWNGSDQRLLFPNRLLVKKGVEETIATVERLAHPRSMTVFLANFSPWTEPTAEHRALVARIEASTRCTLAPRIDSSTKLATRMAAASAILAPSTRPEGLGLVPLEALALGIPTIISGLGGLRELAPYGATITEPTDTDSFAADVETVLSAPPVIDHRGIRRDFSLAHSIAILEELIEAIIQQ; encoded by the coding sequence ATGGCATCACCTCGGCGTATCGGCTTTGTCGGCACGGAACTCGCACCCCTGACACCAAGTGCAGGTGGACTCGAACGACTCGTTACCGGTTGGGCAGCCGGACTCGACGGTTACGAATCCATCCTGGTCTCACGCTTTGATGATGGAACGCAATCCACCCACCATAGCCGTCTACCCCTCGCCCAAGTGGTTGAGTCCTGCGACGTGGTGGTGATCAACAACCGACCGGAATGGACCCACCAGATCGACAAGCCAACGGTGCTCATCCTCCATAACACCGCCGAAGCATGGACCCCGACCACAGGGGAATCACAACCACCCGCATTGGAGCCAGTCCCCATTCCCCGCCAGGTCACCGTCGCGACGGTATCGCTCTTCCTGGCCCATCACGCGAAGCATCATCTCGGGCTCACCTCGCTCCCCCGAGTTTTACCACCCTTTGTGGATCCAGCCTTTCTCTGTGGTCCGCCGTGGAATGGATCAGATCAGCGGCTATTGTTTCCGAACCGCCTGCTGGTCAAGAAGGGGGTCGAAGAGACCATAGCCACCGTTGAACGGCTTGCTCACCCAAGGTCAATGACGGTCTTCCTGGCGAACTTTTCCCCCTGGACCGAGCCCACCGCCGAACATCGTGCCCTCGTGGCCCGTATCGAGGCCTCTACCCGATGCACGCTGGCACCCCGAATCGACTCCAGTACAAAACTCGCCACACGTATGGCCGCCGCGTCGGCCATCCTTGCACCCTCTACGCGACCTGAGGGTTTGGGTCTTGTTCCCCTTGAAGCACTCGCACTTGGCATTCCCACGATCATCAGTGGCCTCGGCGGGCTACGTGAACTCGCTCCCTACGGTGCGACAATCACCGAACCCACCGACACCGACTCCTTTGCGGCCGACGTTGAAACAGTCCTTAGTGCACCGCCGGTCATCGACCATCGAGGCATCCGTCGCGACTTTAGCCTTGCTCACTCGATCGCAATCCTCGAAGAGTTAATCGAGGCGATCATTCAACAGTGA
- a CDS encoding LysR family transcriptional regulator, giving the protein MAVMITPEQRRIDPNYLITLALVAETHNLSDAAKELGISQPGVSQQLKHLSDAVGQRLHVRSGHGVELSIAGQDLARRAREVYRAYRGVLDYVDSVAKGNDGLLLIAASNTVSAYILPRWLVRYRTKFPGVDLRTRSLNSSEVTELVVAGEFEVGVIESPSEELPENMLEIMVGGDHLVYVVRPELLGALPNQMLGWGEVSRIPLILREAGSGVRRATEEALAASGLAPRLAIELAGGEAVKEAILQGVGGGFLSSLAVVREVAAHELVRVEIRELAPIARRFRIISRARETLSTPAARFVETAEMVGAPEIE; this is encoded by the coding sequence ATGGCAGTTATGATCACTCCAGAGCAACGCCGTATCGATCCCAACTACCTCATCACGCTTGCGCTTGTCGCCGAGACACATAACCTCTCTGATGCAGCCAAGGAGCTTGGTATTTCGCAACCGGGTGTCTCCCAACAACTCAAACACCTCTCGGATGCGGTGGGTCAACGGCTGCACGTCCGTTCTGGACACGGGGTGGAGCTCTCGATTGCTGGTCAAGACCTGGCCCGTCGTGCCCGCGAGGTCTATCGTGCCTATCGTGGGGTTCTTGACTACGTCGACAGCGTGGCAAAGGGTAACGACGGACTGTTGCTGATCGCGGCTTCGAATACGGTATCTGCCTACATTCTCCCACGCTGGCTTGTACGGTATCGTACCAAATTTCCCGGTGTTGATCTGCGTACACGGTCGCTCAACTCATCCGAGGTGACGGAGTTGGTGGTTGCTGGCGAGTTCGAGGTGGGGGTCATCGAATCCCCATCTGAGGAGCTGCCCGAGAACATGCTTGAGATCATGGTTGGTGGAGATCATCTCGTGTACGTGGTGCGACCAGAGCTCCTCGGTGCGCTTCCGAACCAGATGCTCGGATGGGGCGAGGTGTCACGCATCCCGCTGATCCTTCGGGAGGCGGGCTCTGGTGTGCGACGTGCCACGGAGGAGGCCCTCGCGGCCAGTGGGTTAGCACCGCGCTTGGCGATCGAGTTGGCCGGCGGCGAGGCGGTCAAGGAGGCGATTCTTCAGGGCGTTGGCGGTGGGTTTCTCTCCTCACTCGCGGTGGTGCGAGAGGTCGCTGCGCACGAGCTGGTTCGGGTAGAGATTCGAGAATTGGCACCGATAGCTCGGCGATTCAGGATCATTTCGCGGGCGCGAGAGACGCTTTCGACGCCGGCCGCACGGTTTGTGGAGACGGCCGAGATGGTCGGGGCACCTGAGATCGAGTGA
- the acpS gene encoding holo-ACP synthase: MRIRTGIDAVEVPRFRVALERTPQIVERLFTRAEFNSVSGRPESLAARFAVKEATMKLLGVGLGSVRFQEIETLRLPSGAPVLQLSGGAAQLAMDGGVVEFSLSLTHTKMLAIAHVVALIEE, translated from the coding sequence GTGAGAATCCGCACCGGCATCGACGCCGTTGAGGTGCCTCGGTTTCGAGTCGCCCTCGAGCGCACTCCTCAGATCGTTGAGCGCCTCTTCACACGGGCGGAGTTCAATTCTGTATCCGGGCGTCCAGAGAGCCTTGCCGCTCGTTTTGCGGTCAAGGAGGCGACGATGAAACTGCTAGGGGTGGGCCTAGGGTCGGTGCGATTCCAGGAGATCGAGACCCTGCGACTACCCTCTGGTGCGCCTGTTCTACAGCTGTCGGGAGGTGCAGCCCAACTCGCTATGGATGGTGGCGTTGTCGAGTTTTCGTTGAGTTTGACGCACACCAAGATGCTCGCGATTGCCCATGTCGTTGCGCTAATCGAGGAGTAA
- a CDS encoding NAD(P)H-hydrate dehydratase: MTELSREVVVVDPVVSVAEVAKFDRELAEQGATSAVIDRVGYALAQAAISLLGGTYGRRVLIVAGRGNNGNDGRSMGHHLNRLGVSALVVEPEAMPLLSMGPQPDLVVDAILGTGLARPFDPPKLPDGVPVLSVDLPSGISGDTGELVGEAIHADYTAVIGALKFGHLFGPGRERSGRLVRILPELHPVDSRCHLVTARDLGAVIPEVPAQSHKWSAGVMVVGGSAGMRGSAGFGAGGAMAAGAGMVHLVTRAEPNEMIDHPSEVVVDRLESYFAEPVVAASRRFRSIVLGPGLGGSLQIGNFVRRLLVDTDCPIVLDADGLTCFRDTANLARTLTRRRAPTILTPHHGEFERVFGPIEGSPVVACSQAAIDSGAVVLLKGSPTIVADPSGAVALSAVGTAKLASAGTGDVLAGVIAGLLAQGMSAYEAAWAGAYLHGAAGAGVATGKVTATSLVEAIARYYGSLNCVSPAQELLR, translated from the coding sequence GTGACGGAGTTGAGTCGGGAGGTCGTTGTCGTGGATCCAGTAGTCTCAGTAGCAGAGGTCGCGAAGTTTGATCGCGAATTAGCGGAACAAGGGGCGACGTCTGCGGTGATCGATCGGGTGGGGTATGCACTCGCACAGGCGGCGATTTCTCTCCTCGGCGGGACCTATGGCCGTCGCGTGCTGATCGTCGCTGGGCGTGGTAACAACGGGAACGACGGGCGGAGCATGGGGCACCATCTCAACCGACTCGGGGTGTCGGCCCTGGTGGTCGAGCCCGAGGCGATGCCGCTGCTCTCGATGGGTCCTCAGCCAGATCTCGTGGTTGATGCGATCCTTGGAACGGGTCTGGCTCGGCCCTTTGACCCACCAAAGTTGCCTGACGGGGTCCCAGTACTCTCCGTTGATCTTCCCTCTGGGATCTCCGGTGACACCGGAGAACTCGTCGGCGAGGCGATTCATGCAGACTACACCGCGGTTATCGGTGCGCTCAAGTTTGGTCATCTCTTTGGGCCAGGGCGTGAGCGCTCGGGCCGGCTGGTGCGTATCCTTCCAGAGCTGCATCCGGTGGATTCGCGTTGCCATCTGGTGACAGCCCGTGATCTTGGCGCTGTCATCCCAGAGGTGCCCGCCCAGAGTCACAAATGGTCGGCAGGTGTCATGGTCGTTGGCGGCTCAGCTGGCATGCGTGGCTCTGCGGGCTTTGGTGCGGGAGGCGCAATGGCGGCTGGTGCGGGGATGGTGCACCTGGTGACGAGGGCGGAGCCGAATGAGATGATCGATCACCCTAGCGAAGTCGTCGTCGATCGGCTCGAGTCCTACTTCGCGGAACCGGTCGTCGCCGCCTCCAGACGCTTTCGTTCCATCGTGCTGGGGCCGGGCCTTGGAGGTTCGTTGCAGATTGGGAACTTCGTCCGTCGTCTTCTGGTCGATACGGATTGCCCGATCGTTCTTGATGCGGACGGGTTGACCTGTTTTCGTGACACGGCGAATCTTGCTCGAACGCTCACACGCCGGCGAGCTCCGACCATTTTGACACCGCATCATGGTGAGTTCGAACGGGTTTTTGGTCCGATCGAGGGCTCCCCAGTCGTAGCCTGTTCGCAGGCGGCCATCGATAGCGGTGCCGTCGTCCTTTTGAAGGGATCACCGACGATCGTCGCTGATCCATCGGGTGCGGTCGCCCTGTCAGCTGTTGGAACGGCCAAACTGGCGAGCGCCGGGACTGGTGATGTGCTCGCTGGAGTCATCGCCGGGCTCCTTGCACAAGGGATGTCTGCTTATGAGGCCGCCTGGGCTGGGGCCTACCTGCACGGCGCGGCTGGTGCGGGTGTGGCCACCGGCAAAGTGACGGCGACGTCGCTTGTTGAGGCCATCGCGCGCTATTACGGGAGTCTCAATTGCGTGTCGCCCGCGCAGGAATTGCTTCGGTGA
- the alr gene encoding alanine racemase → MITSSRRPTYAEVDLVAVRENVARLHSLARSANAQVRLGAVVKADAYGHGAERVSAAAALGGADVFFVATLDEAIALRTHLVQLPIVLLGEPDPSLLGETIRHRITPTIHTTKTLTSMIEEVEALSRRDRAQYQPTLQLEVETGLHRLGSEAGEVLIMAKAAQAAGIGVTGIYSHLARADEGEPGEESVLAQVMRLQEVYQGVVGLLEVPPLLHLANTAGLVNYPQTGFDLIRLGIGMYGYGVSEVAVRPVLRLVSRVTRLHQLEQASGVSYGHRRWHPAGTSIATIPIGYADGFRRGLFDAGGQVLIRGTRHPLAGVVAMDHLMVAVTDPAVEVGDEVVLIGAQGSEFIGADELATRLSTISYEILTGISDRVPRRYRG, encoded by the coding sequence GTGATCACCTCCTCGCGCCGACCGACCTATGCCGAAGTCGATCTGGTGGCGGTACGCGAGAACGTCGCGCGTCTCCATTCCCTCGCACGGAGTGCTAACGCCCAGGTCCGGCTTGGCGCGGTGGTGAAGGCGGATGCCTACGGCCATGGTGCCGAGAGGGTCTCCGCCGCCGCGGCTCTGGGTGGCGCTGACGTCTTTTTTGTGGCCACTCTCGATGAGGCGATCGCGCTGCGTACACACCTCGTGCAGTTGCCGATCGTGCTCCTTGGAGAGCCGGACCCCTCTCTGCTTGGTGAGACCATCAGACATCGCATCACCCCGACGATCCATACGACCAAGACCCTCACTTCGATGATCGAGGAGGTAGAGGCGCTCTCTCGGCGTGATCGCGCCCAGTATCAGCCGACTCTGCAACTCGAAGTGGAGACTGGCCTGCATCGCTTGGGCAGCGAGGCGGGGGAGGTCCTCATTATGGCCAAGGCGGCTCAGGCGGCCGGCATCGGGGTGACGGGGATCTACTCGCACTTGGCCAGGGCAGATGAAGGAGAGCCGGGTGAGGAGAGCGTGCTCGCACAGGTTATGCGTCTGCAAGAGGTCTATCAGGGCGTGGTCGGCCTACTGGAGGTACCGCCCCTGCTGCATCTTGCCAATACGGCGGGCCTGGTCAACTACCCACAGACCGGTTTTGACCTGATCCGTCTTGGGATCGGTATGTATGGTTATGGTGTCAGCGAAGTCGCTGTGCGACCAGTGCTGCGGCTCGTGAGTCGGGTAACGAGGCTCCATCAACTCGAGCAGGCCAGTGGAGTCTCGTACGGACATCGACGCTGGCACCCCGCGGGGACGTCGATCGCAACGATTCCCATCGGCTACGCCGATGGGTTCCGCCGCGGACTCTTCGATGCTGGGGGTCAGGTGTTGATCCGAGGAACGCGTCACCCCCTGGCCGGCGTGGTGGCGATGGATCATCTCATGGTCGCTGTGACCGATCCCGCCGTTGAGGTCGGTGATGAGGTAGTGCTCATCGGCGCACAGGGTTCGGAGTTTATCGGAGCTGATGAACTCGCGACTCGTCTCTCCACCATCAGTTATGAGATTCTGACTGGCATCAGTGATCGTGTTCCCAGGAGATATCGTGGCTGA
- a CDS encoding uracil-DNA glycosylase: MADSIALLCAQALVCQSCGLATTRTQVVVGEGEVPSDLMIIGEGPGAREDELGRPFVGRSGKLLDRLIQEELGRTRDQVYITNVVKCRPPNNRDPRPDEMHACAPWLERQIVLVDPRVILLLGKTAVSRVLGVTGSLTALRGRRHDRNGILVIPTYHPAYVLRGGATRLTEMRVDFARARLTLSGGPHAT; encoded by the coding sequence GTGGCTGACTCCATTGCACTTCTGTGTGCGCAGGCGCTCGTCTGTCAGTCGTGTGGGTTGGCCACGACCCGCACGCAGGTCGTGGTCGGTGAGGGTGAGGTCCCAAGTGACCTGATGATCATCGGAGAAGGTCCTGGGGCACGGGAAGATGAACTGGGTCGCCCTTTCGTAGGAAGATCAGGGAAGCTCCTGGATCGGTTGATCCAGGAGGAGCTTGGGCGTACCCGAGACCAGGTCTACATCACCAATGTCGTGAAGTGCCGACCTCCAAACAACCGCGATCCGCGACCTGACGAGATGCATGCCTGTGCACCATGGCTTGAGCGCCAGATCGTGTTAGTCGATCCGCGGGTCATACTCCTGCTTGGCAAGACGGCCGTCTCTCGTGTCCTCGGTGTGACGGGGTCGTTGACCGCGTTACGGGGTCGTAGACATGATCGCAATGGCATTCTCGTTATCCCAACCTATCACCCCGCCTACGTCTTGCGAGGCGGGGCCACGCGCCTGACGGAGATGCGAGTGGATTTTGCACGAGCTCGCTTAACGCTTTCTGGTGGGCCGCATGCGACGTGA